ATCTGCCGCGTGCGCTCGGGCAATGCGCGCAAGGCAGCTTCGACGTGGCGCAGATCATTGCCTGCTTCAAGTGCGGCTTGCGGTTCGCTGGCGCTACTGTCCGGCTCATCCGGTTGCCAGCCTTCATTGACCCGAACCCGCGTGCCTTCGCTGCGCAAATGGTCGATGGCGATGTTACCGGCACAGCGCAACAGGTAAGTGCTGAGTTCTTCGACTTGCACCAGCGGTCGACGCCAGAAACGCAGGAACAGGTCCTGCACCAGATCCGCTGCCGTGGCCCGACAGCCGACGCGGCGATTCACCAGCGCTTCCATTTGCGGACGCTGCGAGAGGAACACTTGAAGAAAATGCGCACGTGCACCGCTCGGTTCATCGTCGCGGGATTCCGGGGGATGACCGATCAGCATGTCAGTTCGACGCCCAGGCCGCGACCGGGCTTGTCAGCAGGCTCAGCCCGGCCAATGCCAACGCCAGACGCGGGCGATAAGGCAGCAACAGAACCAGTGCCAATGCACTGAGCATCAACACGGCGAACCAGTCGACCAGACCGAAATTCCAGCCATGGCCGGTAACGGCAGCCCACAGCGACAGACTGAGTAAAATCCATCCGCCGAGTGTCAGGCCGCGACGTCGATGGACCGAAGGTTTGCCTCCAAGCACTTCGTCATGGTGACGGGGCATCGCCAGGCACAGCGCCGTGAAACCTGCGTAACAAAGCAAAAACGCCAACAGCATTCAGTTCGCCCCTTGCTCGAGGATGATCGGCCGGGTGGTTTCGCGGCGCGGTTTTCTCACAGCGAAATCCAGTCCTGCGCGCTGCACTTTCCATGCGCCCCAGGCCAGGAACAAGCCGCTCGCCAGACACGTCAGATCAAAACCGGCCATTGCCCAATCGTGCTGGATCAACGTCGCACCGAAGTGATGGGAGGTGGTCAGGGCATTGAGCAGTGGCAGCGCTGCAAACAGCACGGCAGCCAATATGAGCTGTTCGATCCAGGCCTTGCGGCCCGGACGCAACAGCGCATGCACCACACTAAGACCCCAGACGATAAAGAATGCGTTCACTTCCCAATCCGCACGTCCGGCAAGACCGATAGGCAACAGACGATTGGCCCAGAAGAACGCCGCCACGGCTGAAACAAGGCCGGCCATGCTGGCGATATTCAAAACCTCCACCAGCCGCAGTTCGAACGGCATCACGCCACTTTTGGCATGTTTGAGCTGTCGTTTGCCGAGCCAGATCACCAGTCCGGTGCCGATCATCGCGGTGCCGGCCAAGCCACAGATGAAGTACAGCCAACGCAGTACAGGCGTGGCGAACCTGCCCATGTGCAATCCGTAGAAGCCTCCGGCAATCGCCATCGGCAATGCTTTGTCCGGCGTGCTGCCGAGCAGTTGCCCGGTGACCGCGTTAAAAGTCATGTCATTGCCGTACTCGTAGACCACCTGATCGCCACTCGCCCGGGACAGCACCGCCGACGCATTGGCATCGCCCGGATTGTTCACGGTCACGTACGCTACATGGCCACCGGGCCAGTGCTCATTGGCTCGTATCAACAGTGGCGTCAGCGACGGGAGGGTTGCTGGCTGACCTGAGCGTTCCGGAGTGGGTGTTTCAGGGAACGCTTCCTCGAAAAACGCACCGAGGTTATTGCCGTAAGTCGCCATAATGCTGGCCGGCATCACCATCGACATGAAGATCACCAGGCTGCTGTAGGTGATCATCAAATGAAATGGCAACACCAGAACACCCACTGCGTTATGCCCATCGAGCCAGGAACGCTGGCCCTTGCGCGGGCGGAAGGTGAAGAAGTCCTTGAAGATTTTCTTGTGGGTGATGATGCCAGTGATCAGCGCGATGAACATCACCATCGCGGCGCTGGTCGCCAGCCAGCGGCCCCACGGGTAAGGCATTTGCAGCTGGAAGTGGAAACGGTAGAAGAACTCGCCACCCATGCTTTCTCTAGGTAGTACTTCTGCACCCGTTTGCGCATCAAGCGTCTTGCGGATGAATTTGCCGCGCTCGCCGGGTTGGGCTGGCGCTTGTTGCCAGCGCACATTCAGACCTGGATCACGGGCGTCGGGCAGGCCAATGACCCAACGTGACGCGTCGGGGGCATGTTGTTGAAGATAGTGCTGGGCCAGCGTCAGGCTCACTTCGGCATTGAGCGGGCGCGACGGGATTTCCGGCTGCATCCAGTGGTTGGTCTCATCCTTGAAATAGGCCAGCGTCCCGGTCAGGAAAATCGCGAACAGCAGCCAGCCGAAGACCAGCCCGGTCCAGGTGTGCAGCCAGGCCATCGCCTGACGGAAACCCTCTTTCATGCGTAACCCAAGCCACGAGCGGCGCCGGAGATCGTCGCCAAAATCACGCTCGGCACCAGCAAGCCGACCCACGCCGCCCAGGCACTACGGCAGGCGAAGCACCAGAGCACCGCCACCAGATAGACCAGAAAAGAAACAGTCATACCGGTGATGACCGCTTCAGCGCGGTTCAGCGGCAGCCACAGCGTCAGCGTGACACTGGCCAGCGCCGCGACCAGATAGCCGCCAAACACTGCCGCGAGCACCCGCGAAGTGACGGCCAGACGATAGGACATGGGGAGTGCGGCGAGTTTGGCTTTCATGTTTCGACCCTGAAACGGTTAACGCCCGACCAACAGGCCGAGACGACAGGCATGCGATATTAATGATAAATATTCTCATACGCAAAAGAGTCTGATTGCCGGCATGCATTCACGGCCCTACAATGCGAACCATTCTTGTTCTCTAACGCATCCCGCATGCGCCCGGAGTGATGCCGTTGTCGTCCGCCCATCCCGTCGAATCGCTGTATCAGGCCCACCACAGCTGGCTCACCGGCTGGCTGCGGCGCAAACTCGGCTGCCCGGACAGCGCCGCCGATCTGGCCCAGGACACCTTCATCCGGGTGCTGACCGCCCGCGAGCCGCCGGTGATCATCGAGCCCCGCGCATTTCTCACCACCCTGGCCAAGCGTGTGTTGTTCAACCATTACCGCCGCCAGGATCTGGAACGCGCCTACCTCGACACCCTCGCGCAGATGCCGGAAGTGGTCGCGCCTTCGGAAGAAGAGAAAGCGATCATTTTGCAAACTCTGATGGAGCTGGATCAGCTACTCGACGGTTTGCCGCATGCAGTCAAACGTGCATTTCTGCTGGCACAGGTCGACGGCCTGACCTATCCGCAGATCGCTGCTGAACTGAGCATCTCCGTGGCCACGGTCAAACGTCATCTGAATAAAGCGGCGATGCGCTGCTACTTCGCCCTGTGAACCCGCCGATGGATTTTTCCTCGCAGGTCGCTGAACAGGCCGTGAACTGGTTGCTGGAAATGCAGCAGGGCCCGTTGAATCCGCGCCAGCAACAAGCCTGGCAGCAATGGATCGACGCCCACAGCGAACACCGCCGTGCGTGGGAACACATTCAGCGGGTCAATTCGCGGTTGCGGGGTTTGTCTTCGCCACTGGCTCATGCCGCGTTGAACGCGCCAAAGTCCGGCAGTCGGCGTCAGGCACTCAAATTGTTGCTGCTTCTCGGCGCCGGCTCGGCGGTCACCTGGGGGATGCGCGAGCACAATCCGTTGCCGTCACTGCTGGCCGATTACCGCAGCCCGATCGGTCAGCGACGCAAGATATCGCTTGGTGCTGGCGGCCAGTTGCAACTCAACACCGCGAGTGCGGCGGATGTCCGGGGCGATGGTCTGATCAGTCTGCTCGAAGGCGAAATGCTGCTGACCGCCACTCAATCCTTCGAAGTGCAAACCGCACAAGGCGTGCTGAAAA
The sequence above is a segment of the Pseudomonas sp. HS6 genome. Coding sequences within it:
- a CDS encoding RNA polymerase sigma factor, with protein sequence MLIGHPPESRDDEPSGARAHFLQVFLSQRPQMEALVNRRVGCRATAADLVQDLFLRFWRRPLVQVEELSTYLLRCAGNIAIDHLRSEGTRVRVNEGWQPDEPDSSASEPQAALEAGNDLRHVEAALRALPERTRQIFLLNRIHGRKYAEIAKAMGLSQSAVEKHMMRALEACKASLREPAPRLPGKAP
- a CDS encoding DUF3325 domain-containing protein; this translates as MLLAFLLCYAGFTALCLAMPRHHDEVLGGKPSVHRRRGLTLGGWILLSLSLWAAVTGHGWNFGLVDWFAVLMLSALALVLLLPYRPRLALALAGLSLLTSPVAAWASN
- a CDS encoding PepSY domain-containing protein, coding for MKEGFRQAMAWLHTWTGLVFGWLLFAIFLTGTLAYFKDETNHWMQPEIPSRPLNAEVSLTLAQHYLQQHAPDASRWVIGLPDARDPGLNVRWQQAPAQPGERGKFIRKTLDAQTGAEVLPRESMGGEFFYRFHFQLQMPYPWGRWLATSAAMVMFIALITGIITHKKIFKDFFTFRPRKGQRSWLDGHNAVGVLVLPFHLMITYSSLVIFMSMVMPASIMATYGNNLGAFFEEAFPETPTPERSGQPATLPSLTPLLIRANEHWPGGHVAYVTVNNPGDANASAVLSRASGDQVVYEYGNDMTFNAVTGQLLGSTPDKALPMAIAGGFYGLHMGRFATPVLRWLYFICGLAGTAMIGTGLVIWLGKRQLKHAKSGVMPFELRLVEVLNIASMAGLVSAVAAFFWANRLLPIGLAGRADWEVNAFFIVWGLSVVHALLRPGRKAWIEQLILAAVLFAALPLLNALTTSHHFGATLIQHDWAMAGFDLTCLASGLFLAWGAWKVQRAGLDFAVRKPRRETTRPIILEQGAN
- a CDS encoding DUF3649 domain-containing protein, translating into MKAKLAALPMSYRLAVTSRVLAAVFGGYLVAALASVTLTLWLPLNRAEAVITGMTVSFLVYLVAVLWCFACRSAWAAWVGLLVPSVILATISGAARGLGYA
- a CDS encoding sigma-70 family RNA polymerase sigma factor, with the protein product MSSAHPVESLYQAHHSWLTGWLRRKLGCPDSAADLAQDTFIRVLTAREPPVIIEPRAFLTTLAKRVLFNHYRRQDLERAYLDTLAQMPEVVAPSEEEKAIILQTLMELDQLLDGLPHAVKRAFLLAQVDGLTYPQIAAELSISVATVKRHLNKAAMRCYFAL
- a CDS encoding DUF4880 domain-containing protein: MNPPMDFSSQVAEQAVNWLLEMQQGPLNPRQQQAWQQWIDAHSEHRRAWEHIQRVNSRLRGLSSPLAHAALNAPKSGSRRQALKLLLLLGAGSAVTWGMREHNPLPSLLADYRSPIGQRRKISLGAGGQLQLNTASAADVRGDGLISLLEGEMLLTATQSFEVQTAQGVLKTQGARINVRQFADRTQVAMFEGRVELNTQGRAPMLLPVARQLSFSTTAIGEAKPLDANSGAWADGMLVAAHMRLGDFLDELGRYRRGQLNCDAKVADLLISGTYPLDDSERILDLLEISLPVKVKRFTRYWVTVEAKV